The following are encoded together in the Ranitomeya imitator isolate aRanImi1 chromosome 4, aRanImi1.pri, whole genome shotgun sequence genome:
- the GPAT4 gene encoding glycerol-3-phosphate acyltransferase 4, with protein MSSLLPFDSLLCNLLGLSVTLWITLLLIFIIVPAIFGVSFGIRRLYMKTLLRIFTWATLRIERGVKENSHMLYKPLTNGIIAKDSTSLEEGIWDLRGNGRSLDKPEFELSDIFYFCRQGMESIMDDEVTKRFSAEELETWNLLSRTNYNFQHISLRLTVLWGLGMLVRYTFLLPLRIALAFTGVGLLVFGTTLVGYLPNGRCKEFLSKHVHLMCYRICVRALTAIITYHGSENRPRKGGICVANHTSPIDVIILASDGYYAMVGQVHGGLMGIIQRAMVKACPHVWFERSEVKDRHLVAKRLTDHVQDKSKLPILIFPEGTCINNTSVMMFKKGSFEVGATVYPVAIKYDPRFGEAFYNSSKYGMITYLLRMMTSWAIVCSVWYLPPMTRQENEDAVQFANRVKSAIARQGGLVDLLWDGGLKREKVKDAFKEEQQKLYSRIISGNQENRSRS; from the exons ATGAGCTCCCTGCTCCCCTTTGACAGCTTGCTGTGTAACCTCCTGGGCCTGTCTGTTACTTTGTGGATCACCCTCCTGCTCATCTTCATCATCGTCCCCGCAATATTTGGGGTGTCCTTCGGCATCCGCCGGTTGTATATGAAAACCTTGCTCCGAATTTTCACG TGGGCCACTCTGCGGATCGAGAGAGGAGTGAAGGAGAACAGTCACATGCTGTACAAGCCTCTCACCAATG gaatcatCGCTAAGGATAGCACCTCACTGGAAGAGGGGATCTGGGATCTGCGGGGCAACGGCCGCTCCTTGGACAAGCCGGAGTTCGAGCTGTCGGACATCTTTTACTTCTGTCGGCAGGGCATGGAGAGCATCATGGACGATGAGGTGACCAAACGCTTCTCTGCGGAGGAGCTGGAGACCTGGAACCTGCTGAGCAGAACCAACTACAACTTTCAGCACATTAGTCTGCGGCTCACCGTGCTGTGGGGTCTGGGCATGCTGGTGCGGTACACCTTCCTGTTGCCCCTCAG GATTGCTCTGGCTTTCACGGGGGTCGGGCTTTTAGTGTTTGGTACTACACTAGTCGGATACTTGCCGAATGGCCG GTGCAAGGAGTTCCTGAGTAAGCACGTGCACCTTATGTGTTACCGGATCTGCGTGCGGGCCCTCACTGCAATCATTACATATCACGGCAG TGAGAACCGTCCGAGGAAAGGGGGTATCTGTGTGGCCAATCACACCTCCCCGATAGACGTCATCATCCTGGCCAGCGATGGGTACTACGCTATG GTTGGACAAGTCCATGGTGGTTTAATGGGAATCATACAAAGAGCCATGGTGAAGGCCTGTCCACATGTCTGGTTCGAACGGTCAGAAGTCAAAGATCGCCATCTTGTAGCTAAAAG ACTGACAGATCATGTACAAGACAAAAGTAAACTTCCCATCCTAATATTTCCGGAAG GGACCTGCATCAATAACACATCCGTCATGATGTTCAAGAAGGGAAGCTTCGAAGTCGGAGCCACCGTGTATCCCGTGGCTATCAAG TACGATCCTCGCTTTGGCGAAGCCTTCTACAACAGCAGCAAGTATGGGATGATCACCTACCTCCTGCGAATGATGACCAGCTGGGCCATCGTGTGCAGCGTCTGGTACCTACCTCCTATGACACGGCAG GAAAATGAAGACGCAGTTCAGTTTGCAAACCGGGTGAAGTCTGCAATCGCCAGGCAGGGCGGACTTGTCGATCTACTATG GGATGGAGGGTTAAAACGTGAAAAGGTCAAAGATGCTTTCAAAGAGGAACAACAGAAGTTGTACAGTCGCATCATCTCTGGGAACCAGGAGAACCGAAGTCGCTCGTAA